In Rosa rugosa chromosome 4, drRosRugo1.1, whole genome shotgun sequence, the genomic stretch gacGAAATATCGCCGAAACTTTCGATTTTTTAGTCCTTGGTTAGAAGAAAAATGATAATGCATCAACCGTGAACAGTTTAAGGATTGGACCGTACTAGTCAATCCGACAGCCAATTTTACCCGTACAATTGCTCAATCAATGATGGTGGACCCTACTCTATTGTCAATTCCTTtgcataattttttatttatttttatcttcaAACATCTAATGGCATTACTTACTTTTATTGTCTTCAATTGCTGCATAAAAACTATGAAGGCATTGACAATTCTTATGAATAATATCAGCCTTTATCTATAATTTGATTTTCGACAAGCAGTGTCTATTACTACAGATGCTCTCATGCATGTGGTCATCAACAAAGGACTCCCATCTTTTGTTAATTTGGGACCCCTTTAGTTTCATACTTTTACATCTCAAGTTCCTTTTGTGGCATTTTTTACGTGTCATGTTGAGTAAAGAGAATACATGTACAAGACTTTTGTTTCACAGATTGGTCCATGCCTATATAACCTCGATCTACTCCCTTTTTCCAGTTGTattatatgattatatatatcCTGATAAACTTTTTCACCTGAGCTTTTAAAGAGATGAAGACAAGTGTCCATTGTTAGATCTAATGGCCTACAATAAATCTGGCTTttccttttctattttatttccttccctctcctgttcttctcttctttcacactggttgctctctctctctctctcagtttttattcttttcctttcttccgCACCAAATGTAATCAACCACCTAAGTCTTCTTGCTCATGCGTTCCTGCTGATACTCAATCCATTCAATATatctatattttatttttttgatttgtGGTTAGCTCAGTCCAAAAAGAGCAGATGATTTTAAGCTTCTCTTCCCTCGGCCAAATTTGAATGAATATATCCCTTCAAGATCTCTTATCCAAAAACCAAGATTATGAAGCTAACAATCaaacaattgaaaattatgAACTGGCCGGGTCAGATCCAAAATCGAAGAACTAGGTTCAAAAGACAAAGAGTGAGAGAAGAGGGTAGTTGGTGAAGATTGAAGACAAAGAACACTTGGCTGCCTATGTTCTAATACGAAGATTAATTGATAAATTTCAAggcgagagaagaagaagaagatgatgcaGTCTGAGATTGTCCATTAGCTATTTTAAACCGTTAGATTTGATTGCGTTCACATGGCAAGCTCTAATTATATGTCAAAATATAAAACCAAAGAGCAAAATTATTTGGGTCGTTAGATTCATCTTTTAACACATGGCATTACATAAACAAAAGCTCAGTTAGTTCAGCTAAAAATAgagctcaggagaggatcctctcccgtTCCGATAATTCATTATTGATTGGAAAGGGGTAAGGTCCTGGATTCCCGGGAAATCTTATAGGTTCGGGACGATGCCATAGTGTCTAGGGTCAAATGATCCAAGGATGGACTCCACGTCTTTTTAGGGTAAACCCTCATGTTACATCAAATTTCTCCGACTTGAGTTTAGGTGTtgcaaattttttatttaattttcattaAACTCAATTAAATGGTTAAGTTAGTGTTAGTTCGTAAACCTTTGATGTTTCATTTCAGGTGCTATATGCTCTTATATACCAACACTGTCAATCAATACAATATATATACTTAAGGTTTTGAAAGAGGGAAAGAGGAGGATGAGAAGTAGAGGGACAAGAAAAGAAGGATGAGAAATATCAATTTAGGATTGTGATTTTTGTAGTATTTACGAAATTTTAGAGTTCAGATAAGAATATCATAAAGAAAAATCAAGATACACAACATTGCATGTTCGATATGCTAGATTGCTAGTGGTAGTTAATATTGTTGTTTTTATCGCAATTAAGTATACAATAAACTAAGGCTGTCATTTGATATAGTAATTATCGAACTGACTGAATACCAACTAATATTTTATGTTTGGTAAACCAATATTTTAGTAATAGAaaccgataaaaccgaaatcgaatATTACCAAAAAAGTTGGATTGGTTTTGGTAAgtaccgaatctaccgattatctaaatattagctatATATACTGtatttttcaatacacatacatgtatattaagaaatataaacataattattttcataatagtattaaAATTATACTAATACAGTAATACTACGTTAggagtacatgtattttaagcaACTTGTTAAAAGATTGTTAAAtaactagttttattgaaaatgactaaaacttgatgtcatatgtaCATAAGAGATTTATAATCAGATAAACAGATGAATATATACAAAGTTTCCGACAACTTATCAATTAAAAAAATCTAgtattgttcattctaatttatattattgaaatacctaatttggtagatatgattaaatACCTAAAATTTtagttggtaattggtagctccaTTTTGAAatcgaaagctttggttttgaagtggGTAAGatctataaccgattcgaaccgaccgagtgataGCTCTACGAAAAACTCCAACCTATTGTTTATAGATGGCAAACACCTATCATGATTCATGAGTAATCATTAGTGTCCCCTCCCCCAGAAAGCCTCCCATTTGCTTTTATCCCATGATCTCTTTTAGTCATGAGcaatgctaggtgaaccactTTTTTTAGTACTACTTGCATCCCACCTTACGTGGCAGCTGATGTGGTACAGTCATGTCATTTAATAAAATTATGTGATAGAATGATCTCTTACATCAACTTCCACGTAAGGTGATATACAAATAATACCCAAAAAAGTAGTTCACCTTTGGTCAAACTTTCCCCAACTAAAAGGAGTAGCTAGTTGTTTTCGCATTGCAAACAATACCATAATCCACAATGCTCGATCAATACTACTTATTTTAGTACTGAAAGTACTGctgacctagctagctagcttggtCACTGTCATCACATGCAATATCAATGTGGAAATTTTCTtcataagagcaagttcacccgttgggtcacctactattcactgctttttagtgtatattttcattctctgggtcacaaaatacactgtgcaggtcaccgtggtgacccagggcacgaaatacactgtgcccgtgacccagagggtgaaaatacacaaaaaatagtgaatagtaggtgacctggtgacccaatgGGTGAACTTGCTCCAAGTACTGATCGACGAGGAAATCAATAGTGGTTGACAGAGTTCGCATTTCATGATTCGAAAATTATTTCTAGACTAGAACAATTTGTCACCACAGATCGACATCCAACTCCTCCATGAGTGAATTGCTGGTAGTACTGACCATCAAGTGTTCACGatcctttgccaaaaaaaaaaaaagtgttcaCGATCAAATGCAGCTTCAGAAGCTGGGAAGATAGATATAAGTAGACATTATTCGTCGAAATTTATCACATCGATCGAACACTGATGAGACAATTACATACTGGTTTGACGTACAATTATTATGCAACACTCAGGGCCATAGGTGTCATCATATCTTGCTCCATCATCAACTACCTGTAAAAGGTACTTCAAACAAATAAACAGCCAATTGCTGACAAGACCTCAACAAGTTCATCAGTTATCTCCTTGCCACTTCAATTTATTCAATCTGCCAATTTTCATGTATTTCAAGTAGTCCTTAATTCAGAGAGCTAAAAAAGACCACACTCAGAGCACATTAATATACCATAGAGAAATACGTACTGAAGTAGTATTAGATAGCTGCATTGATCTGATTTGTGGTAGTATTCATCTAAATTGAACTGATGACTTTCTatcagatttttatttagaacTTCTCTATGAGCCAGAGAAATGCAACTCATCAAATTAAGGAATTAATATTGGAAATCTAAACAGAAAATTAAGCTTCCAagatatttatatttttatgccGCGTTGACCTTTTCAATTTTTAAGATTCCATCTCATCCACGTAATAGATCGTGTTAATTAGACAGTTGGCTAGACTACTCAATGACTCACCCTCCATATATTTTCTTGATTTAACCCCAAGTTTTAAGTAGCATTTGCTTTATTAGCTCTTTAAATAATGTAGTTTAGGACCAACCCACCTGACCCTGTCGAGTTAAAGACAGTTAATTGATTATGTCATGGTTAATTAGTTGACAGTGATTAATTGATGAGAGAATCTTGCGTAGGGCACCCGcacggacacgtggtggggagggccaatcactgcccagcaggggggtgttttgggtattgcacttCAGGGAGCAGGGGTAGTTTTGGAAAATATAGAAAATTTCCTCTCTTTTGATTGGGGGGCGTAaagacacgtggtggggaaacccccacctaagaatttctcttaATTGATTTACCTATTTGATGATCAGCCCTATAGTTAATTTCTCCCGTTATAAACCACTaagagaacaaagaaagaatCCAGTAGTGTAATTGGTAATCTGTGGGCTTAGGgatcttccaagttccaacaatGGTGAACTACTAAGAGTTAAGTTCTTGTCCAGTTGTGCAATAATCATTTATCACTAATTCCGATTTATAAGAGGTTATTATTGTTTTAAAGGCTAATCAAATTCAAGTTCCTACTTCCTTcaaccaacttttttttttttttttgaaagaggatcaatgggtttcactcctgcccccatggtgactcgaacccatgacttcgtacataggtagtgggtgctctaatcactgagctaacaccacttcgtcagtTCCTTCAACCAACTTATAATTTCGTTTAGCCACCTTTCAAAGCAACAGTTATAGAAATATAGATCAATCTAATCGTCCTAACTCTAACTAGGAAATTTATAATATAGTGCATGCTTATACTGTTATACACATACATCAATTTCCATTAGTAGTCAAAAACAACATGTCTGTTTCATTttgataaaaaatatatataaaaaaaatgtctGTTtcattttgatcaaaaaaaaaaaaaaaaaggtctgtTTCATGCCTTGTATATGCTTTCTCCTTAATTGTGTTttctgaaacttttttttttctttgagaaagGTGTTTTCTAAACCTTAATAACAAATCCAcaagaaaaaaatgaagttaTGGTGGATTTCAAAGTACAACCCTATAGTGATTAAGGGTTGAGAATTGCACAAGGCCACCGAAACAAAACCCTAATTACCAAAAATCTGTGATGCACTTATAGGGAGATATGTACAAAGACAGttccatacatatatacatCGGATGCCCCTTTCCGTATTGTAAATTACGTACTATAGTTGATATTACTATTTAATAATAAATTTAATGACAAATTAGGTACGCATCATCATCCTCAGTATATAAATTAGGGCTCCCTCTTTCCTTCTCATCCCACTTCTGAAGTTCCGATTCCTGAGAAGCCATGAGTAGAGGTGGGAGCTCTGGCGGTGGACAAAGTTCATTGGGTTACTTGTTTGGCTCAGAGGAGCCACAAACTCCACCTCCCGCTGCTAAGCCAGTATTGCCGCCATACGGCATCGATACCACCACCACTGATGATCAAAAGCCTTCAGATCATCAGACTCCTTCCAATTCCAACAACTATCGAAGAGCTGAAGGCCCAAATTCTGGAAACTTCTTAACTGTAAGTTTACTGTCATATATGTTGTAGATTTTCTATATTTACATTATATAACTCGGAAAGTTAATCATGGATCTGCACATGATAATTCAGGATCGTCCAACAACAAAAGTTAAATCAGTTCCTGGCGGTGATTCATCACTTGGGTACTTGTTTGGAGATAAGTGATGCCTCTATTTCCTCTAGCACCCTACTTCGATCAATAACAACCAATAATATTGAATATATAGTTTTATGGGTTCCGGAAATAAACAAAATATTGTGTTAAATAAAAGGGATATATCGGTCCCCACGAGTGTTGTATTTGCAAGGGTTTCTTCGAGGGTTGGACGAAGAAGATCGAGTGGGGTGTAGAGAGATAATAAGTAATCAACTACTCTAGCTATCATGAACTCCAAGATTTGGTGAAAGTGCATGATATAGAGGATTATATATAGATGTAAGTTTGTGGGTTTGCCTTCTGTTTGCAAAATTAGGTTCCACAAGTGGGTTTTCTTAATTAATCGAGTTTGACTGATGTATACAATTCTATAAATATGTAGTAagtttgttttggtgttttattCTGATATGGCTGAATTATATAGAACTATAAGTTTGTCTATTCTTCTTGGTCAAATTTGGAAAGCCAAAAGCGACACTTTCCGTTTATCTTTGAAATAGATTGATTAGTTTACCTGTTTAATTCCGACCAGTACTAATATTAAAATCGAGCAGGCATTCTTCTGATCCTTTCCTTTCTGATTTGTTTATTATGAAGAACCCTAAAGAGTAGAAACTTTTAACTGTTTTGAGACTCCTTCATAACCAATAGAAATGTTGAATTCAAGGTTTGGGTGTACTCTCTAAGCTATGTCTTTAGATTCGACCTCATAAAATAAGTTCCTTATTTACATTTTATAATTCTGACcaacttttttttaattgtaaTCATTTTGTCTAAACATACAGATTATTTTAGGGTTATCTCACTCTAAAAGTATCACCCTCTCCCTATAAACTTTGGAGAAGATAATATACACTTACTGCCAACATAGTAAGCTAGCTAAACCAGTTAAAAAGGCCAGGTAGCTAATTTGGCAAACACTCACAGACCTCAGCTAGATTCAAATTCAATTACATACATATGATTACATGCTTGGCTTGTTGCCTCTTCTGAACATCTAGCTAGGTCGCCTGGGTTGTGTTGAAGCTATCATTTGAGCCCTCAGAAACCAGGTCCTGATCGAGTTAGTACATCCTAGTACTTGCTGAAgtaaattaaataaattataCTAAAACTTGATGGTATTGCTACAATACCGaccaaatgaaaaatagaaCTTATTGTTGATGAGATGCTAGTTCATATGTAATTGGACAAGATGAACTGACTCATGAAGCTGTCATCTGGGACAGATTTTAATGAAGCTCCGAGCAAATAGATTATATATGCTTGAAATTGATCAAGACTAACTGGTGTAGTTGATTAAACATTCAATAGATTAATGCATGCATATCTATAATTGTAATTTAATCAGCTTTCAAGCTGTAGTTGATTGGCAGCTGCATATGTATTCATATGCATGCGCGCTGCAGTAGTGTGAGCCTTCGATCAATTAAGAACTTAACTTATACATTGATGTACATATGCACACCTGAATTAATACTATATATAATTCCTAGCTGTTTTGCATGAAAATGGATATTGATCGATGGTGGCTATATATAGAGCAGTTTTGTTGTAGTGAAAGGTATGTCCATGCTCCAAGTACAATATGTGTGCGTGCGCGCTCGGTAGACCAGCTACTTAGCTAGCATCCAGATTCCAGATATCACCTCTATCTGGAATGGAGTCATTTTATTTGCTTTTAGAGCTTAGAAAATTGAGAGACCATGTAGGATATATAAGAGATTAGAAATTAAGTTCTTATAATTGAAGTGCTGGTGTGAAGATTAAATGTTTGGGGGCAAAAGCACCACTCGTAATGATACAGCTGTATAATATTATTGGGCTGTAAACTAACTAGGTGAGGTTAATCGGCCTTGCAATTTTTGTAGATTTGGTTAGACCAACAAAATAGGCCTAGCTCTAGTTGGGTTTCGTTTTTAGGGTGAGCATTTTAATCTGGTCCAAAACTGAGCTAACTTGACCTTGCTTTCTCCAATCTAAGCTAGTAGGTCCCTGACTCATTGTCCCAAAAGAACTCTCAACGTTTAACTGCCCTAGACACTGAAACAAATTGCAACAGTTTAGTTATAAGTATTGAACTCTCTACGTGATTGCATGCATAATCACGAGTTCAATTGTTTAATTGAACTATGTATTGAATCTATACATAGTTTAATTGTTAGAGTAACTCCAACAGTTTcttcatattttaatttttctctattttaggaaaaaaatgagtctcttttgctccaacaatttccctataactatccctattttagggatagtgaggaaagagaaaaccaaattctctaaatttatagcaatctctaaaatttaaggaagaattatggagattttagacattgctgtaaaatagagaatctgttaaaattggagaagaaaaaaaaaagttaaagttttgacttttgcttccttaTAATACAGAAACTATAGAGAAGATGTTGGAATTGCTCTTAGATAGTATGATGCAGTGATGGCTATTTTCTTTGGTTACAATAAATTTTTACAACGCTTGAGGATCAGGGTCATAGTAGCTACTAGCTAATAATGTTTGGCATTTACAACTAATTGCTAGTTTGGGAGGGGTTAATCGTTAATTCTCCTGCTGAATCTAGCTCATCTTAACTTCTTGTCTTGTATTGCAATCAAATCTCGCTCACTTCCATTAAATAATTTTGTGTATCCTGCAATATCGTTTTTCCCTTTACATATGTAgcaattgaagtttttttttttttttttttttttttttttttgggtggtaCGATGTAGCCATTGAAGTTGACAAGGTATATATGCATCAAAAGTTACTCCTCCAAAGGAGCATGCATTTTTTACCTTCAGAAGCACATGTAATACATGAGGTCCACTGACGATTCAATAATTTATTCTCAGTTATAAGTTTCATAGCTCATGCATGGTAAACAGCATCCATCTTCAATATGATTCATAGTTCATACTAAACCGTTGCTATTTGGGAGACATGACAAATTAAATGCAGGTGATAATCTTTTCATCACTTAGTACTGCAATCAGGTCATGAGTCTGAGAACCTTAATGTCCCTAAGAACCCACTTTCCACTTATAAATTAAAATTGTATA encodes the following:
- the LOC133745260 gene encoding protein SPIRAL1-like 5; this encodes MSRGGSSGGGQSSLGYLFGSEEPQTPPPAAKPVLPPYGIDTTTTDDQKPSDHQTPSNSNNYRRAEGPNSGNFLTDRPTTKVKSVPGGDSSLGYLFGDK